In Phocoena sinus isolate mPhoSin1 chromosome X, mPhoSin1.pri, whole genome shotgun sequence, a genomic segment contains:
- the ERAS gene encoding GTPase ERas, which translates to MALPTKPSMIDLGLGTWSPSSQEQSHRAQAPSRGVGKQLPEYKAVVVGASGVGKSALTIQLNHQCFVEDHDPTIQDSYWKEMALDHGGCILNVLDTAGQATHRALRDQCVAIGDGVLGVFALDDPSSLAQLQQMRATWGPHHTQPLVLVGNKCDLVTTTGDARAAAAALAKSWGAPFVETSAKTRQGVEEAFSLLIHEIQRVREAMAKEAMAGPGGDKGRHQKAMCRCGCSVA; encoded by the coding sequence ATGGCGCTGCCAACAAAGCCTAGCATGATTGATCTGGGCCTGGGCACCTGGAGCCCTAGCTCCCAGGAGCAGAGCCACAGGGCTCAGGCACCCTCCAGGGGTGTTGGCAAGCAGCTGCCTGAGTACAAGGCCGTGGTAGTGGGCGCGAGTGGCGTGGGAAAGAGCGCGCTGACCATCCAGCTGAACCACCAGTGCTTCGTGGAAGACCACGACCCTACCATCCAGGATTCCTACTGGAAGGAGATGGCCCTGGACCACGGAGGCTGCATTCTGAATGTGCTGGACACGGCGGGGCAGGCCACTCATCGGGCCCTGCGTGACCAGTGTGTGGCGATTGGGGATGGTGTGCTGGGTGTCTTCGCCCTCGATGACCCCTCGTCTCTAGCCCAGCTGCAGCAGATGCGGGCCACCTGGGGCCCGCACCACACCCAGCCCCTCGTCCTTGTGGGCAACAAGTGTGACCTTGTGACCACCACCGGAGATGCCcgtgctgctgctgcagccctcGCAAAGAGCTGGGGGGCCCCTTTTGTGGAGACCTCAGCCAAGACACGCCAAGGTGTGGAGGAGGCCTTTTCCCTGCTCATCCATGAGATCCAAAGAGTCCGGGAGGCCATGGCAAAGGAGGCCATGGCAGGGCCAGGTGGGGATAAAGGCCGGCACCAGAAGGCCATGTGCCGCTGTGGCTGCTCCGTGGCCTGA
- the PCSK1N gene encoding proSAAS, whose product MAGSPLLRGPRAGGVGLLVLLLLGLLEPPPALCARPVKEPRSLGAASPPKAEASAPRRFRRAATRGEAAGAVQELARALAHLLEAERQERARAEAQEAEDQQARTLAQLLRVWGAPRTNDPALGLEDDPDAPAAQLARALLRARLDPAALAAQLVPAPAPAPALRPRPPVYDDGPTGPDAEDAGDEKPDLDPELLRYLLGRILAGSADPEAVAAPRRLRRAADQDLGPEVPPEGVLGALLRVKRLETPAPQAPARRLLP is encoded by the exons ATGGCGGGGTCGCCGCTGCTCCGCGGGCCGCGGGCCGGGGGCGTCGGCCTTTTGGTGCTGCTGCTTTTGGGCTTACTCGAGCCGCCCCCCGCGCTCTGCGCAAGGCCGGTAAAG GAGCCCCGCAGCCTGGGCGCAGCCTCTCCGCCCAAGGCTGAGGCCAGCGCTCCCCGCCGCTTCCGGCGGGCAGCGACTCGAGGAGAGGCGGCGGGGGCTGTGCAGGAGCTGGCGCGGGCGCTGGCGCACCTGCTGGAGGCCGAACGGCAGGAGCGGGCGCGGGCCGAGGCGCAAGAGGCTGAGGATCAGCAAGCGCGCACCCTGGCGCAGCTGCTGCGCGTCTGGGGCGCACCCCGCACCAACGACCCGGCGCTGGGCCTGGAGGACGACCCCGACGCGCCAGCCGCGCAGCTCGCCCGAGCCCTGCTCCGCGCCCGCCTGGACCCCGCCGCCCTCGCAGCCCAGCTTGTtcccgcccctgcccccgccccggcACTCAGACCCCGGCCCCCAGTCTACGACGACGGCCCCACGGGCCCAGATGCCGAGGACGCCGGCGACGAGAAGCCGGACCTGGATCCGGAGCTGCTGAG GTATTTGTTGGGGCGGATCCTCGCGGGAAGCGCAGACCCCGAAGCTGTGGCTGCCCCGCGTCGCCTCCGCCGAGCCGCTGACCAGGACCTGGGCCCTGAGGTCCCCCCTGAGGGCGTGCTGGGGGCCCTGCTGCGCGTAAAGCGTCTGGAGACCCCCGCACCCCAGGCCCCAGCGCGCCGCCTCCTACCCTGA